The following proteins come from a genomic window of Anaerobutyricum hallii:
- a CDS encoding ABC-ATPase domain-containing protein, producing MKNKEDLKKELIKIDHKSYGMYKTLGGSYSYGNYILHIDHVQGDPFASPSRLRFEVKKETHGFPEEYYEEKHRRLALEDQVLRRFLRQLRQLDKGSMGSGKSGRITTCPANQTVQERIAVVFSKDRMELRFEMGFPARGRTIMAKEMQKLVFDILPELAESCLFYRKWDTKSKSFLEKAVSLADDQKELRR from the coding sequence ATGAAGAATAAAGAAGATTTAAAAAAGGAACTGATCAAAATCGATCATAAAAGTTACGGAATGTATAAAACGCTTGGAGGTAGTTACAGTTACGGAAATTATATTTTGCATATAGATCATGTACAGGGAGATCCCTTTGCTTCTCCTTCCAGACTTCGTTTTGAAGTGAAGAAGGAAACGCATGGATTTCCGGAAGAGTATTATGAAGAAAAACATCGCAGACTGGCATTAGAAGATCAAGTGCTGCGCCGGTTTTTAAGGCAGCTTCGTCAATTAGATAAAGGATCTATGGGTTCTGGTAAGAGCGGAAGAATTACGACCTGTCCGGCAAATCAGACGGTGCAGGAAAGAATCGCGGTTGTTTTTTCTAAGGATAGAATGGAACTTCGTTTTGAAATGGGATTTCCGGCGAGAGGAAGAACAATTATGGCAAAAGAGATGCAAAAACTTGTTTTTGATATTTTGCCGGAACTGGCAGAAAGCTGTTTGTTTTATCGTAAATGGGATACAAAGAGTAAGAGCTTTTTGGAAAAAGCTGTTTCTCTTGCAGACGATCAAAAGGAATTACGCCGGTAG
- a CDS encoding C39 family peptidase: protein MSIKRVILTSLFCVAMLFAAGKKAEAAFPYDMEQKPVMAASIKSEKVSVYEDVSLKKLLKEVNGSKLNIEAYRVSGKSIYGKYTSGKESGFGWFSLDTFVVDPDYKNVYATVRDGMYIYTNRSFSKVQTTIKKYSGIIVISKKDGDRQVICDKKDHYEIGWMTAGAFSNTLLYDGREKQTVADGIYEFGCGYQDDKNGGAKDQTEMEGYQKYTFKIMHITQNKYYIQNTEDGKYLSVVFQSVSRENAAKGKKGSYKLCWTEKPEEVRGRFELQRLNGAYTIQNVSSKRFLAEEKDSADSVSLTLFTGRSDIGSHWRIHATQKMSNTKKPFVITQYDPEWCATPYGGGGCMGTAGCGILATVNAVYALNGQYMDVMELANYAVKKNYRIVGSGTDDGIFKAAAKKYGKKYGFAWDGGSGSIDVLKKKLKAGDTAIVHVQGHYVCISDYNKKTKKYLLLDSNYLPKRATSAFGDWIKVDRLLSGALESQYFYFFKLSEK from the coding sequence ATGAGTATAAAAAGAGTGATTTTAACTTCTTTATTTTGTGTAGCAATGTTATTTGCAGCAGGAAAAAAAGCAGAGGCAGCTTTTCCTTATGATATGGAGCAAAAGCCAGTAATGGCAGCCTCTATAAAGAGCGAAAAAGTATCTGTTTATGAAGATGTATCACTGAAAAAGTTGTTAAAGGAAGTGAACGGCAGCAAGCTAAACATAGAGGCATACAGAGTCAGTGGAAAAAGTATTTACGGAAAGTATACAAGTGGAAAGGAATCTGGTTTCGGCTGGTTTTCCCTTGATACTTTTGTAGTCGATCCTGATTATAAAAATGTGTATGCAACAGTACGAGACGGGATGTACATTTATACGAATCGAAGTTTTTCAAAGGTACAGACAACGATTAAAAAGTATAGTGGGATTATCGTCATCAGTAAAAAAGATGGGGACCGTCAGGTGATTTGCGATAAAAAAGATCATTATGAGATTGGATGGATGACCGCTGGGGCATTTTCTAATACATTGCTTTATGACGGAAGAGAAAAACAGACAGTAGCAGATGGCATCTATGAATTTGGATGTGGATATCAGGATGATAAAAACGGCGGAGCAAAAGATCAGACAGAAATGGAAGGCTATCAGAAGTACACATTTAAGATAATGCATATTACACAGAATAAATACTATATTCAAAATACAGAAGATGGAAAGTATTTATCTGTGGTATTTCAGAGTGTTTCAAGGGAAAATGCAGCGAAGGGGAAAAAGGGAAGTTATAAACTTTGTTGGACAGAAAAACCAGAAGAAGTACGAGGGCGGTTTGAATTGCAGCGATTAAATGGAGCCTATACGATTCAGAATGTGTCGAGTAAGCGTTTCCTTGCGGAAGAAAAAGATTCTGCAGATTCTGTGAGCTTGACACTTTTCACAGGAAGAAGTGATATAGGGAGTCACTGGCGGATTCATGCGACACAAAAGATGAGTAATACAAAGAAGCCATTTGTCATTACCCAATATGATCCGGAGTGGTGTGCGACACCATATGGCGGAGGTGGATGTATGGGAACTGCAGGCTGTGGAATTCTTGCAACAGTAAATGCTGTTTACGCATTGAACGGTCAGTATATGGATGTAATGGAGCTTGCCAATTATGCAGTGAAGAAAAATTACCGTATTGTCGGAAGCGGAACAGATGATGGTATTTTTAAGGCAGCAGCAAAGAAATACGGAAAAAAATATGGATTTGCCTGGGATGGTGGAAGTGGAAGCATCGACGTTTTAAAGAAAAAGCTTAAGGCAGGAGATACAGCAATCGTTCATGTACAGGGACATTATGTTTGTATTTCTGATTATAATAAAAAAACAAAGAAATATCTTTTACTGGATTCCAATTATCTGCCAAAACGTGCAACTTCCGCTTTTGGTGATTGGATTAAAGTAGACAGACTTTTATCCGGGGCATTAGAATCCCAGTATTTTTATTTCTTTAAACTTAGTGAAAAGTAA